A section of the Agarivorans litoreus genome encodes:
- a CDS encoding YcgL domain-containing protein produces the protein MFCAVYKSLKKQQTYLYIEKKDDFSKVPSSLIELMGPKELVMLVPKRPTKDFARVKIDAIEAAFKEQGYYLQLPPPPENYLKQHLAAQAKAKN, from the coding sequence ATGTTCTGTGCAGTCTATAAAAGTCTCAAAAAACAGCAAACTTATCTCTATATTGAGAAGAAAGACGATTTTTCGAAAGTTCCTTCCTCGTTAATTGAATTGATGGGGCCTAAGGAGCTAGTGATGTTGGTGCCGAAACGACCAACTAAAGATTTTGCTCGTGTAAAAATCGACGCCATAGAAGCCGCGTTTAAAGAGCAAGGCTACTATTTGCAACTTCCACCACCTCCAGAGAATTATCTCAAACAGCATTTAGCCGCGCAGGCTAAAGCTAAAAACTAA
- a CDS encoding lytic murein transglycosylase → MKKIISAVLFSAAFSLHAEPGFDNYVEQLKLEAAEQGISQQTIDAAFANTKFYQRAVKADKQQPEFKLTLDTYLPRAVPDWKVQQARALYKKHYPLLKEIEKKYKVQPRFIIALWGVESNFGKFTGNYNVVSALSTMSFEGRREAFFKKELMNALRILDAGHIEPHKMKGSWAGAMGQVQFMPSSFLAYAQDFDGDGHSDIWNNTADALASAANYLAQSGWSDDLTWGRQVQLPKDYDVSNSGLKITKTLAEWQALGVRRYDGSDLPIRDISASVVQPDDAQGRAYLAYDNYRVLMKWNRSHYFVAAVGTLADRISYPPVF, encoded by the coding sequence GTGAAAAAAATTATCAGTGCGGTGCTCTTCTCGGCTGCCTTCTCGTTACACGCTGAACCGGGCTTTGATAACTACGTTGAACAACTTAAATTAGAAGCGGCAGAGCAGGGGATATCTCAGCAAACCATTGATGCCGCTTTTGCTAATACTAAATTTTACCAACGTGCGGTAAAGGCAGATAAGCAGCAACCAGAGTTTAAACTTACCTTAGACACTTACTTGCCGCGAGCCGTTCCCGATTGGAAGGTGCAACAAGCGCGGGCTTTATACAAAAAGCATTACCCTTTGCTAAAAGAGATAGAAAAAAAGTATAAGGTGCAGCCTCGCTTTATTATTGCTTTATGGGGCGTAGAATCTAACTTTGGTAAGTTTACAGGCAACTACAATGTAGTGTCGGCGCTTTCAACCATGTCTTTTGAAGGGCGTCGCGAAGCGTTTTTCAAAAAAGAGCTGATGAATGCACTTCGAATTCTAGATGCAGGCCATATTGAGCCTCACAAAATGAAGGGCTCTTGGGCCGGCGCAATGGGCCAAGTGCAGTTTATGCCAAGCTCGTTTCTAGCTTATGCGCAAGATTTTGATGGCGATGGTCATAGCGATATATGGAACAACACAGCCGACGCTTTAGCTTCTGCGGCGAATTATTTGGCGCAAAGCGGATGGAGTGATGATCTAACCTGGGGTCGCCAAGTTCAGCTTCCTAAAGATTATGATGTCAGCAACTCTGGATTAAAAATCACTAAAACTTTAGCCGAATGGCAAGCACTAGGCGTTCGCCGCTATGACGGTAGCGATTTGCCTATACGCGATATTAGCGCTTCTGTTGTTCAACCTGATGATGCGCAGGGGCGTGCCTACCTCGCTTATGATAACTATCGTGTGCTAATGAAATGGAATCGCTCACACTACTTCGTAGCTGCGGTTGGCACCTTGGCTGACCGTATTTCTTATCCACCGGTGTTTTGA
- a CDS encoding fumarylacetoacetate hydrolase family protein: MYQHVDNEGKAIPLRPSKAVCVGQNYVAHMQEMGGAPVKQAVLFNKPPSAFVSFDNGVAIPTGLGAVHYELELALLISKPLKNASKAELNDAVWGYAVALDLTLRDLQLELKQRGHPWERAKAFDHSCVLSAFKPITCLSELDDVSLQLKQNGEIKQQGSTQQMIRTIEMLLIEASQCFSLQAGDVLLTGTPAGVGPLVAGDKLVLTVADIELETEVVTSE, encoded by the coding sequence ATGTATCAGCATGTTGATAACGAAGGCAAAGCTATACCATTAAGGCCTAGCAAAGCAGTCTGTGTTGGGCAAAACTATGTTGCGCACATGCAAGAGATGGGGGGCGCACCGGTAAAACAAGCGGTGTTGTTTAACAAGCCGCCTAGTGCCTTTGTAAGTTTTGATAATGGTGTTGCTATTCCCACGGGTTTGGGAGCTGTACATTATGAATTAGAGCTAGCATTGTTAATTAGCAAGCCGCTAAAAAATGCCTCTAAGGCTGAGCTAAATGATGCAGTTTGGGGTTACGCTGTCGCCTTGGATTTAACCCTTCGTGATCTTCAGCTAGAGCTAAAACAACGTGGTCACCCTTGGGAGCGAGCTAAAGCTTTTGATCACAGCTGTGTGCTTAGCGCCTTTAAACCAATTACATGCTTAAGTGAATTAGATGACGTTAGCTTACAGCTAAAACAAAATGGTGAAATAAAACAGCAGGGTAGTACTCAACAAATGATCCGCACCATTGAAATGTTGTTAATTGAAGCCTCTCAGTGCTTTAGTCTACAAGCTGGAGATGTATTACTTACCGGCACTCCTGCAGGTGTTGGGCCCTTAGTCGCTGGAGATAAACTAGTATTAACCGTTGCCGATATAGAGCTAGAAACAGAGGTTGTAACAAGTGAGTGA
- a CDS encoding YcgN family cysteine cluster protein, whose translation MSEVRFWETKTLAQMNAQEWESLCDGCGKCCLSKLIDEDTDELYYTNIACVLLNSKSCRCSDYENRFAKVPDCVKISLDDIDAFHWLPPSCAYKRLVEGKSLPQWHPLLNKGKASEMHKRGASVRGKIVCETQLTGPSQDYIVRWPLDECE comes from the coding sequence GTGAGTGAAGTAAGATTTTGGGAAACCAAAACCTTGGCGCAAATGAATGCCCAAGAATGGGAGTCATTGTGTGACGGCTGCGGAAAATGCTGTTTGTCGAAGTTGATTGACGAAGACACCGATGAGCTCTATTACACCAATATCGCATGTGTATTGCTTAATAGTAAAAGCTGTCGATGCAGTGATTATGAAAACCGCTTTGCTAAAGTGCCAGACTGCGTAAAAATAAGCTTAGATGATATTGATGCTTTTCATTGGCTGCCGCCAAGTTGCGCTTATAAGCGTTTGGTTGAAGGTAAATCTTTGCCACAATGGCATCCACTACTTAATAAAGGCAAAGCCTCTGAAATGCATAAACGAGGAGCATCGGTACGCGGTAAGATTGTTTGCGAAACCCAGTTAACTGGTCCG